The following coding sequences are from one Onychomys torridus chromosome 14, mOncTor1.1, whole genome shotgun sequence window:
- the Brf1 gene encoding transcription factor IIIB 90 kDa subunit isoform X2, whose translation MTALRLLQRMKRDWMHTGRRPSGLCGAALLVAARMHDFRRTVKEVISVVKVCESTLRKRLTEFEDTPTSQLTIDEFMKIDLEAECDPPSYTAGQRKLRMKQLEQVLSKKLEEVEGEISSYQDAIEIELENSRPKAKGALANLSKDGSGEDATSSPFCEEDTEDEELEAAASHMNKDFYRELLGDDGSSEAAEGPDGGSRPLALESLLGPLPTAASLGISDSIRECISSPSGDPKDTSEDGELDLSGIDDLEIDRYILNESEARVKAELWMRENAEYLREQREKEARIAKEKELGIYKEHKPKKSCKRREPILASTAGEAIEKMLEQKKISSKINYSVLRDLNSKGGGSPPREDSQPPEHASTKKLSRRKRAASRNSADPGTSMGKRLRPLVSTQPAKKAAVGEALLLSSPALGAEPIKPSAVLVESGPVSYHPEEDADEEDAEEEDGEPCVSALQMMGGNDYGCDGDEDDGY comes from the exons ATGACAGCCCTGAGGCTTCTGCAGAGAATGAAGAGGGATTGGATGCATACAGGCCGGcgcccttctggcctctgtggagcAG CACTTTTGGTTGCAGCCAGGATGCATGATTTCCGGAGAACAGTCAAAGAAGTCATCAGTGTGGTCAAAGTGTGTGAGTCCACACTACGGAAGAG GCTCACAGAATTTGAAGACACTCCAACCAGTCAGCTCACCATTGATGAGTTTATGAAGATTGACCTGGAAGCGGAGTGTGACCCTCCCTCCTACACGGCTGGACAGAGGAAGCTGCGCATGAAGCAG CTGGAACAGGTCCTGTCAAAAAAGCTAGAAGAAGTTGAAG GTGAAATATCCAGTTACCAGGATGCCATTGAAATTGAGCTAGAAAACAGCCGGCCAAAGGCAAAAGGGGCTCTTGCCAACTTGTCAAAGGATG GCTCCGGTGAGGACGCCACATCCAGCCCGTTTTGTGAGGAGGACACGGAGGATGAGGAGCTGGAGGCTGCCGCCAGCCACATGAACAAGGACTTTTACCGAGAGCTCCTGGGGGATGATGGCAGCTCAGAAGCAGCAGAAGGCCCTGATGGGGGCAGCAGGCCCCTCGCCCTGGAGTCCCTGCTCGGGCCCTTGCCCACAGCAGCCAGCCTGGGCATCTCCGATTCCATCCGAGAGTGTATCTCCTCCCCAAGTGGGGATCCCA AAGACACTTCAGAGGACGGGGAGCTGGACCTTAGTGGCATCGATGACCTTGAGATTGACAGA TACATTCTGAATGAGTCAGAAGCCCGGGTAAAAGCTGAGTTGTGGATGCGGGAGAATGCTGAGTACCTGCGGGAGCAGAGGG agaaagaagcaagaaTAGCAAAGGAGAAGGAGCTTGGCATCTATAAGGAGCACAAG CCCAAGAAGTCTTGCAAACGCCGGGAGCCTATACTGGCCAGCACAGCTGGGGAGGCTATCGAGAAGATGCTGGAGCAGAAGAAAATCTCCAGCAAGATCAACTACAGTGTGCTGCGGGACCTTAACAGCAAGGGTGGGGGCAGCCCACCCAGGGAGGACTCACAGCCCCCAGAGCACGCCAGCACCAAGAAGCTGTCACGGAGGAAAAGAGCAGCTAGCAGGAACAGTGCTGACCCTGGGACAAGCATGGGGAAGAG ATTGAGGCCCCTGGTGTCTACACAGCCAGCTAAGAAAGCAGCTGTGGGAGAG GCCTTGCTTTTAAGTTCCCCTGCCCTGGGAGCTGAGCCCATCAAGCCATCAGCAGTCTTGGTGGAGAGTGGCCCTGTGTCATACCATCCTGAGGAGGATGCAGATGAGGAGGACGCTGAAGAAGAGGACGGAGAGCCTTGCGTCAGTGCTCTGCAGATGATGGGTGGCAATG ATTACGGCTGTGATGGTGACGAGGATGATGGCTACTGA